Proteins encoded in a region of the Alosa sapidissima isolate fAloSap1 chromosome 19, fAloSap1.pri, whole genome shotgun sequence genome:
- the stx11a gene encoding syntaxin-11a has translation MRDRLCELHSASRLTDAAVAAEAGPEDTEQVEVVFEGEEEMDEAFKEVQAMHKEIAHLRMEVKQLGKQNTRFLTSIRRISSIKRDSNSIARGIKARSQALYARLQKMEARCQRLEQEHGAHSSLARMVRGQCASLTTAFHGAMSLYNEAEMEQRDNCKKRIQRQAEIVGQEVTGEQIEEMIESGKWNAFSENLVADGRAARSALCEIENRQKELLELEGRIRDIHELFFQLALLVEEQGTKLDNIEANVGSTQDYVAKATVQIKKAVRYKKANPCRRFFCCCFPCCNK, from the coding sequence ATGCGGGATCGACTGTGTGAGCTGCACTCAGCCTCCAGGCTAACAGATGCGGCTGTGGCTGCGGAGGCTGGACCTGAGGATACAGagcaggtggaggtggtgttCGAAGGCGAGGAGGAGATGGATGAGGCCTTCAAGGAGGTGCAGGCCATGCACAAGGAGATTGCCCATCTGCGCATGGAGGTGAAACAGCTGGGGAAGCAGAATACACGCTTTCTCACCTCCATAAGACGCATCAGCAGCATCAAGCGCGACTCCAATTCTATCGCCCGCGGCATCAAGGCCCGAAGCCAGGCCCTGTACGCCCGCCTGCAGAAGATGGAGGCCCGGTGCCAACGCCTGGAGCAGGAGCATGGCGCCCACTCGTCCCTGGCACGCATGGTGCGCGGCCAGTGTGCCTCCCTCACCACTGCATTCCACGGCGCCATGTCCCTGTACAACGAGGCGGAGATGGAGCAGCGCGACAACTGCAAGAAGCGCATCCAAAGGCAGGCTGAGATCGTGGGCCAGGAGGTTACCGGCGAGCAGATTGAGGAGATGATCGAGTCAGGGAAGTGGAATGCCTTCTCTGAGAATCTGGTGGCGGATGGCCGTGCAGCGCGATCTGCCCTCTGCGAGATCGAGAACCGCCAGAAGGAACTGCTGGAGCTTGAGGGGCGTATCCGGGACATCCATGAACTCTTCTTCCAGCTGGCCCTCTTGGTGGAGGAGCAGGGCACAAAGCTTGACAACATAGAGGCCAATGTGGGTAGCACACAAGACTATGTGGCCAAGGCAACAGTGCAAATCAAGAAAGCCGTGCGATACAAAAAAGCAaacccctgcagacgttttttcTGCTGCTGTTTCCCTTGCTGCAATAAAtaa